From Primulina huaijiensis isolate GDHJ02 unplaced genomic scaffold, ASM1229523v2 scaffold207870, whole genome shotgun sequence:
GATTTTTAAGGAAATATTTACAttattatctttaaaaaaataaaatcagacaaatttattatatttcttgTATAAGTCATTTGTGAACCAAACAAAGGGTCTTTTGTTAGCTTGTATATTCCTGGTCTAGGCTTGAATAACGAAGCAAGTGTTTCTTCGGTTTATCGAAAATCCCTGATCCATAAGTTCTATATATCATCTCGAGCAAGAGAGGAAACTGAAGACTCGAGAAAAGGGCTATCGGAACGGTGGAAACCACGATGATCGGAACTGTAACCCAAGCCAATTCTTTGTGCAAAATCAAGTATAATGCAGATCCAAACGATGCCATCATGGTAACTAAAGAGATGAACAAGCATATAAGCCCAGCAATCAGCTTTGTTGGCAATGACTTGAGAAAATCTTTTTCTGCATATCTTGCCGTAAGAATTCCCAAGAACATCAGCACTGAAGTCGAGGAACTGAACATTGATATTGCATTTGAAACCATAAAGAACAGAAAGGTACGTCTTTCGGATATTAATAAATTTGGTACTCCCTTAGGATTTGTGCTACCTGGTACTGTGAAAACTGTGGTGAACATAACCGCAGCAATGAGTGTGCCCACAATCAAACTTGATCCGGCTGTGTTCTTCATCCATCTTTCCGCGTCTTTGAACAGATTCTTGTGTTCATCACTGAATAGCATCTCTGGTGTTCGATTGTTCTCGTTCATTTCTTCTTTCAGCTTTGGCTGTACAATCTTTTCCACTTCCTGTATGAACAAAGTAGAAACTGTGTGAAGAGGGAGTTTCTCATGCATGTGTAAATGATCAAGAAAATTACCTTAAACCATTGAAGTTCCCTTTGCATCTGAAGAGCTGCCCCTGATACACGTTCAAGTTGAGAAGTAGGTGATAGTTTTGCTGCTAAATGTAGATAGTTATTGCCAAAAATATCGTGTCTACGAGCCATTATGCTCTTCTTTGTCCCTAAATCATAAATGAGGCTAAAAATCTTCTCCTGTCGCAGAATGATTGCATGTGAAAATATTGTtcttccttttttatcttttctCCATATGATTTCAGGTTGGTATCTTATCATTTCCGTAATGAACTCTACGATTCCGTAGTTGATAGCATCGTAGATTATTTTGTCGATGTCCATCTTTTCAAGCTGCGACACGTCCAATTTTTTCATTTCTCTGAAGACGCAAGTTAGGAGCTTCACAGCTTCATCATGCACTAATTTCCTGTGATGTATATGCCTGATATCTGGAACTGAATCAAGAAAATATCAATAGAATCAAACTTACTTTTTCTTATATGAAACACACAAAAAAGCATTCTTGATGATACATACCAATACATCGTAAAATACTCCACCCCAGTCCGTGCAACAGTCTCACTACTGCTCTTTTTACTGGTGAAATGGGATTTGTAGTAGTTAGAAATGCAtcaaatatttacattttttaatcatttaccATCGTTAAAAATTGAGATCACCTTGAGATTTCATTTTCAGGCCTCTGTGCGCTATTTCAGTGATTTCTTCATCACTTGATTCACGGATTTCAATACGGTAATCTTTGGAAGTGCTCGACCTTCTAATTTGCGACACACGTTCATCTTCCCATGGTGAATGTATCCTTACACCTTGTTTTACAATAAATCATTCATCAGAAATCTTAAGCCTTTTGAAATACAAGAAGctagtaaaaaaattataacatacaCATATGTCACACTTACAGGAGTAGATCCATTTCTCCCATATTAGAAGCTTAGTTCCACTAGGGAACGCAGAAGGCTTATGAGCCAATATTCTGAGTGTTTGGTTTCCATTATGGTCAGGGGTTACACCCAATCGCGGATACCGTTTTA
This genomic window contains:
- the LOC140966753 gene encoding uncharacterized protein isoform X2, with amino-acid sequence MTRNSSNGKSSGAGFGIVPEELTEDNYDHWKLCLKNYLVGHDLWGVVSGKEAEPDKSQKHEHEEWKKKNALALHAIKISSGPGVYSKFKEARISARYAWNHLAEKAQKTHGVHFSDHEDESSMEDHGGRCEYLEYESLYKIIEAGDLNATLNFLQQRPHGVRARVSSHNDTALHIAILSGHMRIAEELVKLMEPKDLELINDYGATALSLTAISGAEKLAKAMVSKNQDLLRMSNEHEDGHLPVIVAAQYGQKHIVHYFYEVTPKDELSPEKGENGATLLNCLITAEIYDVASMLLKRYPRLGVTPDHNGNQTLRILAHKPSAFPSGTKLLIWEKWIYSCVRIHSPWEDERVSQIRRSSTSKDYRIEIRESSDEEITEIAHRGLKMKSQVVRLLHGLGWSILRCIVPDIRHIHHRKLVHDEAVKLLTCVFREMKKLDVSQLEKMDIDKIIYDAINYGIVEFITEMIRYQPEIIWRKDKKGRTIFSHAIILRQEKIFSLIYDLGTKKSIMARRHDIFGNNYLHLAAKLSPTSQLERVSGAALQMQRELQWFKEVEKIVQPKLKEEMNENNRTPEMLFSDEHKNLFKDAERWMKNTAGSSLIVGTLIAAVMFTTVFTVPGSTNPKGVPNLLISERRTFLFFMVSNAISMFSSSTSVLMFLGILTARYAEKDFLKSLPTKLIAGLICLFISLVTMMASFGSALYLILHKELAWVTVPIIVVSTVPIALFSSLQFPLLLEMIYRTYGSGIFDKPKKHLLRYSSLDQEYTS
- the LOC140966753 gene encoding uncharacterized protein isoform X1, whose translation is MTRNSSNGKSSGAGFGIVPEELTEDNYDHWKLCLKNYLVGHDLWGVVSGKEAEPDKSQKHEHEEWKKKNALALHAIKISSGPGVYSKFKEARISARYAWNHLAEKAQKTHGVHFSDHEDESSMEDHGGRCEYLEYESLYKIIEAGDLNATLNFLQQRPHGVRARVSSHNDTALHIAILSGHMRIAEELVKLMEPKDLELINDYGATALSLTAISGAEKLAKAMVSKNQDLLRMSNEHEDGHLPVIVAAQYGQKHIVHYFYEVTPKDELSPEKGENGATLLNCLITAEIYDVASMLLKRYPRLGVTPDHNGNQTLRILAHKPSAFPSGTKLLIWEKWIYSCVRIHSPWEDERVSQIRRSSTSKDYRIEIRESSDEEITEIAHRGLKMKSQVKRAVVRLLHGLGWSILRCIVPDIRHIHHRKLVHDEAVKLLTCVFREMKKLDVSQLEKMDIDKIIYDAINYGIVEFITEMIRYQPEIIWRKDKKGRTIFSHAIILRQEKIFSLIYDLGTKKSIMARRHDIFGNNYLHLAAKLSPTSQLERVSGAALQMQRELQWFKEVEKIVQPKLKEEMNENNRTPEMLFSDEHKNLFKDAERWMKNTAGSSLIVGTLIAAVMFTTVFTVPGSTNPKGVPNLLISERRTFLFFMVSNAISMFSSSTSVLMFLGILTARYAEKDFLKSLPTKLIAGLICLFISLVTMMASFGSALYLILHKELAWVTVPIIVVSTVPIALFSSLQFPLLLEMIYRTYGSGIFDKPKKHLLRYSSLDQEYTS
- the LOC140966753 gene encoding uncharacterized protein isoform X3, with translation MTRNSSNGKSSGAGFGIVPEELTEDNYDHWKLCLKNYLVGHDLWGVVSGKEAEPDKSQKHEHEEWKKKNALALHAIKISSGPGVYSKFKEARISARYAWNHLAEKAQKTHGVHFSDHEDESSMEDHGGRCEYLEYESLYKIIEAGDLNATLNFLQQRPHGVRARVSSHNDTALHIAILSGHMRIAEELVKLMEPKDLELINDYGATALSLTAISGAEKLAKAMVSKNQDLLRMSNEHEDGHLPVIVAAQYGQKHIVHYFYEVTPKDELSPEKGENGATLLNCLITAEIYGVRIHSPWEDERVSQIRRSSTSKDYRIEIRESSDEEITEIAHRGLKMKSQVKRAVVRLLHGLGWSILRCIVPDIRHIHHRKLVHDEAVKLLTCVFREMKKLDVSQLEKMDIDKIIYDAINYGIVEFITEMIRYQPEIIWRKDKKGRTIFSHAIILRQEKIFSLIYDLGTKKSIMARRHDIFGNNYLHLAAKLSPTSQLERVSGAALQMQRELQWFKEVEKIVQPKLKEEMNENNRTPEMLFSDEHKNLFKDAERWMKNTAGSSLIVGTLIAAVMFTTVFTVPGSTNPKGVPNLLISERRTFLFFMVSNAISMFSSSTSVLMFLGILTARYAEKDFLKSLPTKLIAGLICLFISLVTMMASFGSALYLILHKELAWVTVPIIVVSTVPIALFSSLQFPLLLEMIYRTYGSGIFDKPKKHLLRYSSLDQEYTS